A stretch of the Nicotiana tabacum cultivar K326 chromosome 6, ASM71507v2, whole genome shotgun sequence genome encodes the following:
- the LOC107818871 gene encoding 1-deoxy-D-xylulose 5-phosphate reductoisomerase, chloroplastic (The RefSeq protein has 3 substitutions compared to this genomic sequence) — protein sequence MALNLLSPSEIKTISFLDTSTSSYNLNHLKFQGGVAIKRKEWSGISGKRVQCSVQAPPPAWPGRAVAEARKTWDGPKPISIVGSTGSIGTQTLDIVAENPDKFRVVALAAGSNVTLLADQVKTFKPKLVAVRNESLVEELKDALADMEDKPEIIPGEQGIIEVARHPDAVTVVTGIVGCAGLKPTVAAIKAGKDIALANKETLIAGGPFVLPLAHKHKVKILPADSEHSAIFQCIQGLPEGALRRIILTASGGAFRDLPVEKLKEVKVADALKHPNWNMGKKITVDSATLFNKGLEVIEAHYLFGAEYDDIEIVIHPQSIIHSMVETQDSSVLAQLGWPDMRLPILYTLSWPDRIYCSEVTWPRLDLCKLGSLTFKAPDNVKYPSMDLAYAAGRAGGTMTGVLSAANEKAVELFISERISYLDIFKIVELTCAKHREELVTSPSLEEIIHYDLWARDYAASLETSAGFSPALV from the exons ATGGCGCTGAATTTGCTGTCACCTTCTGAAATTAAGACCATCTCTTTCTTGGACACCTCCAAATCCAGCTACAATCTTAACCACCTTAAGTTCCAAG GTGGAGTGGCTATCAAAAGAAAGGAGTGGAGTGGGATTTCTGGTAAGAGGGTTCAGTGTTCAGTTCAGGCACCTCCTCCTGCCTGGCCTGGAAGAGCTGTTGCTGAAGCCCGGAAAACTTGGGATGGTCCAAAGCCTATCTCAATTGTTGGGTCCACTGGCTCTATTGGAACTCAG ACGTTGGATATAGTCGCTGAGAATCCGGACAAGTTTAGAGTTGTTGCACTAGCTGCTGGTTCAAATGTTACTCTTCTTGCTGATCAG GTCAAAACATTCAGACCAAAACTAGTTGCTGTTCGAAATGAGTCGTTGGTTGAGGAACTCAAAGATGCTCTGGCTGATATGGAAGACAAGCCTGAGATTATACCTGGTGAGCAGGGTATCATCGAG GTCGCCCGCCATCCTGATGCTGTCACTGTAGTTACAGGAATAGTTGGTTGTGCAGGTTTAAAG CCTACAGTGGCTGCCATAGAAGCAGGAAAGGACATTGCCTTGGCCAATAAAGAGACTTTAATTGCTGGTGGTCCATTTGTCCTTCCTCTTGCACACAAGCATAAGGTGAAGATTCTTCCTGCAGATTCAGAACATTCAGCTATATTCCAG TGCATACAAGGCTTGCCAGAGGGTGCCCTTAGGCGCATTATATTAACTGCATCTGGAGGGGCTTTCAG GGACTTGCCAGTTGAGAAGTTGAAAGAAGTTAAAGTAGCTGATGCTTTGAAGCATCCCAATTGGAACATGGGGAAAAAGATTACTGTTGATTCTGCCACCTTATTCAATAAG GGTCTTGAAGTTATTGAAGCTCACTACCTTTTCGGAGCTGAGTATGATGACATTGAAATTGTCATCCATCCCCAGTCCATCATACATTCAATGGTGGAAACACAG GATTCATCAGTATTGGCACAGCTGGGGTGGCCTGATATGCGTTTGCCCATCCTTTATACTTTATCCTGGCCCGACAGAATTTACTGTTCGGAGGTTACTTGGCCGCGGCTTGATCTTTGCAA GCTCGGATCATTGACATTTAAAGCCCCTGATAATGTAAAGTACCCATCCATGGATCTGGCTTACGCTGCTGGGCGCGCTGGAGGGACCATGACTGGAGTTCTAAGTGCAGCAAATGAAAAGGCAGTGGAATTATTTATTAGTGAGAG AATTAGCTACTTGGACATTTTCAAGATTGTGGAGCTAACATGCGCTAAGCATCGGGAAGAGTTGGTAACTTCTCCATCACTGGAGGAAATCATACATTACGATTTGTGGGCTCGAGATTATGCAGCCAGTTTGGAAACCTCAGCTGGTTTTAGTCCAGCTCTTGtataa